Genomic segment of Deinococcus radiopugnans ATCC 19172:
TCCGCGACGCCCATGTAGATCTGCCAGTCGGGCCGGGTGCCCTTCAGCGGTGGCATGACCTCGTACAGCCGCTGCATGCGTCGCTCGGTGTTGGTGAACGTGCCTTCCTTTTCCAGCGACGCGGCGGCCGGAAGAACCACGTCCGCGTACCTCGCCGTGTTCGTGAAGTACAGGTCCTGCACCACCAGGAATTCCAGCGCCTCGAACCCTTCTTGCAGGTGGTTGGCGTTGGCGTCGGTCAGGCTCATCTCCTCGCCGGTGATCCACATCGACTTGAGCTGCCCCTGAATCGCGGCGTCCAGCATCTGCGTGTTGTCCAGGCCCCGCTCTGGCCGCAGCGTCACGCCCCACTCGCGCTGGTGGCGCTGCACGGTCAACTCGTCGGTGACTGGCTGGTACCCGCTGACCTGATCCGGCTGGGCGCCCATGTCCGACGCGCCCTGCACGTTGTTGTGGCCCCGCAGCGGGTACGCCCCGGTGCCCAGCCGACCGTAGTTCCCGGTGATCAGCAGCAGGTTGGAGATGGCGGCGCTGGTGTCGGTGCCGCCGCACTGCTGGGTCACGCCCATCGCCCACAACACGCACACGCGCTCCTCTGAGGCGATCTGGCGGGCCAGGGCTTCCAGGGTGGCGGCGCTTAGGCCGGTTTCCCGCTCGGCGTAGTCCAGCGTGAAGTCCTGGATCGACGCGCGGAACTCATCCAGGCCGTTGACGCGCTCGGCCAGGAAGGGTTTGTTCTCCAGGCCGTGGTCGAGAATGAACTTGCTGACCGCGCTCAGCCACACGAAGTCGGTGCCGGGCTTCGGGCGGTGGAAGGCGTCCGCGCGCCGGGCCAGTTCATGCTCGCGGATGTCGAACACCACGACTTTCGTGCGCCCCAGCTTCTGCGCCCGCTTGATGCGGGTCGCCAGGACCGGGTGGCTCTCGGCGGTGTTGCTGCCCACCGTGAGGATCAGGCTGGCGTTCTCGATGTCGCGGATGGTGCCGCTGTCGCCGCCGATGCCCACGGTCATCGCCAGGCCCTTGGAGGCCGGCGACTGGCAGTAGCGCGAGCAGTTGTCCACGTTGTTGGTGCCGATCACCTGCCGCGCGAACTTCTGCACCAGGAACGCTTCCTCGTTGCTGGCCTTGCTGCTCGCCACGAAGGCCAGCGCGTCCGGGCCATGCTGGGCCTTGATGTCCATGAAGCGCCGCGCCACCAGGTCCAGCGCCTCGTCCCAACTGGCCTCGCGGAAGCGGTCGCCCTCGCGAATCAGGGGCGCGGTCAGGCGGTCGCCGCTGTTCACGTAGTCCCAGCCGAACTTGCTCTTGACGCAGGTGCTGATGCCGTTGGCGTGCCCCAGCCCCGGCTCCACTTTCAGGATGTGCCGCTCGTCGGTCCAGACGTCGAAGGAGCAGCCCACGCCGCAGTACGTGCACACGGTCTTGGTCTTCTTGATGTAGCGGTCACGCGCCGCCGACTCGATGTCGGAGACGTTCATGATCGGCTTGAGGCCCATGCTGGCCTCCACCCCCTTGACCACGTCCACCGCCGCGTTGAACACCGGCAGCGCAATGCCGGTGAACAGCCCCGCCTGTCCCAGCATGGACTTTTCCTGCAAGGCGTTGCACGGACACACCGTGACGCAGTGGCCGCAGCTCACGCAGCTGGATTCGCCGATCGGCTTGCCCCCGTCCCACAGCACGCGCGGCTGTTCGGCCTCCCAGTCGATGCTCAGGGTTTCGTTGACCTGCACGTTCTGGCAGGCCTCCACGCAGCGTCCGCACAGGATGCACTGGTCCGGGTCGTAGCGG
This window contains:
- the fdhF gene encoding formate dehydrogenase subunit alpha, which gives rise to MQQPDHLSVSNEVHIRSTVGPTRPAPGPAVDLHIDGGTFTAYLGEPLVDAINRARIELAQVCYHPQLGSIQTCDTCSVEIDGQIGRACGTPVAAGMVVRTQTVAARAAQRDAYDRIVSNHDLYCTVCDNNNGNCTVHNTLGVLGINHQTRPFQPKGFPKDDSNPFYRYDPDQCILCGRCVEACQNVQVNETLSIDWEAEQPRVLWDGGKPIGESSCVSCGHCVTVCPCNALQEKSMLGQAGLFTGIALPVFNAAVDVVKGVEASMGLKPIMNVSDIESAARDRYIKKTKTVCTYCGVGCSFDVWTDERHILKVEPGLGHANGISTCVKSKFGWDYVNSGDRLTAPLIREGDRFREASWDEALDLVARRFMDIKAQHGPDALAFVASSKASNEEAFLVQKFARQVIGTNNVDNCSRYCQSPASKGLAMTVGIGGDSGTIRDIENASLILTVGSNTAESHPVLATRIKRAQKLGRTKVVVFDIREHELARRADAFHRPKPGTDFVWLSAVSKFILDHGLENKPFLAERVNGLDEFRASIQDFTLDYAERETGLSAATLEALARQIASEERVCVLWAMGVTQQCGGTDTSAAISNLLLITGNYGRLGTGAYPLRGHNNVQGASDMGAQPDQVSGYQPVTDELTVQRHQREWGVTLRPERGLDNTQMLDAAIQGQLKSMWITGEEMSLTDANANHLQEGFEALEFLVVQDLYFTNTARYADVVLPAAASLEKEGTFTNTERRMQRLYEVMPPLKGTRPDWQIYMGVADRMGRRWGYTHPSEIMAEIARLTPFFAGVTYERLEGYQTLCWPVAEDGTDQPLLYTERFNFPDGKARLYAGEYRPRQLAPDAEFDLHLNSGRMLEHFHEGNMTFRVEGIAVTAPDAFVEVSQELAAERRIQSGQWVRLVSAHGAVRLQALVTGRVSGNELYVPMNARKAQDAVNHLTGSQGDSITNTPAYKDNRVRMELLGEVGDNPLPARNFRWGHPTPQTGVEVERKWARPDYVYPGGELPMLGDSLNARTDALGADD